Within the Gracilinema caldarium DSM 7334 genome, the region TTTTTTATTCGAAGCAGTTCCAGGTTTATACCTTTATGTCAGAGAAAGAAAAGAATCCCTTTAACTACGAACATATTGATGAACTGCTCTCATCCCGTATCCGGCTTTCAGTGATTGCTCTGCTGGCAGGCTGTGATGAAGCTGAATTTACCTATATTCGAGACCAGGTTAATACATCAGATGGAAATTTGGCGGTCCATCTGAGAAAACTGGAAGACGCTGGTTATGTAAGCTACGAAAAGCGTTTTTTAGGCCGAAAACCAGCCACTTTTTACCGTATCACACCCACAGGGCAGACAGCCCTGCTTGAATACAGCCGTCATCTGGCTGAATTACTATCAACCTTACCCAAAGGAGGTACACCATGAAGGGTACAACCAACACACAAAGGGCTTTGGTATACTTTACCATTCTGGCTCTATGTATTACAAGCCAGATCTTTGCAAATCCGGAAACAGTACAGAACTACTGTACCGGAAATGTATCACTTGGCTTTTCTGTTCAGGAATGGGAAGATGATTTAGGAATGGGTTTAGGCCTTACAAGCCCCTGGTTTCTCTATGAAAAAGCTGCCATACGAGTAAGCGGTAACGTACTCTTTAAAACAGATAACCAATGGAAACCCTATTATGCAATCCGTACTGGCCTGATTGGCGGGAGTTTTATGCAAAGTGCCGATATACGCCTTTATGGAGAAGGAGGTTTTCTCTTCCTGTTCCCCGACACATCCTTTGATAGTGCAAGTTTTAGGCTTGGTGGCTATGGGCATTTTGGTTTTGAATTTTTTCTCAGCACCACACCCGGTTCAGGCAGCTATTTTATAGAAGTGGGTTCCAATGCTATTGATGCAAAGAGCCTAGCAGGGAACCATTACCTTAACGGCTTTGCAACCACCTGCGGTTTCCGGTTTTACCCCTAAGCACAGGGGCCGCCCGGCCGGGGGCTCTTTGGTACAACTGGTGCAGTTTCTGGCAATAAAAAAGGCGATCGTTATTTAACGACCGCCTTGCTTAACTCCCCCGCCCGGGCTCGAACCAGGGACCCAGTGGTTAACAGCCACTTGCTCTGCCGACTGAGCTACAGGGGAATGTACCGTACGTTTGGCACTATACCGAAAACGATTTTTTTTGTCAAGAGGAATAAAAAACCGAACTATAAAATCATGCTATACTATCTGGCGAGGAATCCAATTCATGTATGTTTTAACAACCTTTGTGCCCCACGAATATACCGAAAGCCTCTTACAGGCTCTCTTTGATGTGGGAGCTGGAGACTATGGTATGTACGACCATTGTGCCTTTGTCTGTAGAGGAGAAGGCCGTTTCCGCCCCAAAGCGGAAGCCCAGCCTTTTATCGGAACCACCGAACAGGACCAGCGGGTTATAGAGGACCGGATTGAACTTATCGTAAGGGACGAACTCATCGACGCGGTACTGGTAGCTCTCCACCAGACACACCCCTATGAAACACCGGCCATATATCTCTATAAAATGGATGAACGGGCACTCAGATGAGCAAAATGGCTTTCCAGTATTTTACACAGAGACTTACTAAAATTGTTCATACCCTTCATGTCAGCAATAGATTACGTATCAGTTTAGGCTTTTTTACTTTTTTTACATACTTCCTTGCAATACAATTCTATCAACAGTTTTATGAGCACCATTTACCTCAGAACATCTTTATACAAATACATATTGTGTTTTATATACTATTGTTCGTGGCACCGATCATGTTTGTGACCATAAAACCTGTAAGTTATACCGCCATAATCTGCAATTTCATGGGAATTTTGTTCATCACATCAGCATTAGGGGCTGATATGACGATTGTATTATCCCTATGCATCCCTTTCTTCTCTGCAATTATAATTCAACTAGACATTTTAATTAGCATCTTAGCATTTGGCACTACTTATTTGTGTATCCTTTTATCATTAGGGCCTCATAAATCCTGGGGAAATGCGGTTACAACTATGGAAAATTCTATGCGATACTTATTTGGATCCCTTGCGGCTTCCTTTGGTATACTTGGGATACTCATCAAAGCAAAAAATAGCAAAATTGAAGAACTTCAAGAAAAAGTCGAACGGCTTGATACTGCCTATCAAAAAGTAGCGGATGCAAATTTAGATTTTCAAACCTATGCTCTCTTTGCCCGTGAAGAAGCGATGGAGAAAGAGCGTCGTCGTTTAGCAGGGGAACTGCATGATATCATCGGATATTCACTAACTAATGTAATCATGCTCATTCAAGCGGCCCAGCTTGGTAAAGGAGATAGTGAGCAGGTCCATGCTATCTTAGAAAAGGCACGGATTCATGCTGATGAAAGTCTGCGTGAAGCCCGGCAAGCTCTGGCCATGCTGCGGACAGAACCTATCGATCGCCCCCGAGGGGCTAATCTCTTTTTAAAGCTAACGAAGACGTTTCAGGAAGTTACCGGTATTTCTATTACCATAGACTTTGCAAATATACCTGCTTTTTTACCCACAGAATCTGAAAAGATTATCTACCGATTAATTCAGGAAGGGCTCACCAATGCATTCAGGCATGGAAAAGCGAATGCGGTATTCATCAATTTTTGGTTTTCTGATGGGAATGTAACGGTTAGAATTCGTGATAATGGTATCGGTGTTACAACTATACAGGAACGGCCTGGCATTGGACTTGCAGGGCTCAGAGAACAGGTTGAACAACGGGGTGGTAATTTTAAGGCAGGACCAGTGATTGGTGGTTTTTTATTAGAAGCAACAATTCCCTTACAGGGGTTTGTACAGGAATCAAATAATGAAAGATAAACCCATACGTATCCTTTTAGCGGATGATCAATATCTCTTTTTAGAAAGCTTAAAACTAGTACTTGAAAGTTTAGCAGAAGATTTACAGGTGGCTGGAACAGTATGTAACGGCGAGGAAGCGCTCGAATTTTTAGAAAAACAACCTGTCGATGTTGTATTATTGGATGTTCGTATGCCAATTATGGATGGGGTTCAGACTGCTGGTGAAATTCATAAACGTTGGCCTCACATAGCTGTTATTATGCTAACAACCTTTGAGGATGATGAGTATGTTGCAGAGGCGCTTCAACGGGGGGCCCAAGGATACCTCTTAAAAAACATAGCACCCCATATGCTTGTTTCGGCTATTCGGGCTGTTCGCGAT harbors:
- a CDS encoding response regulator transcription factor; translation: MKDKPIRILLADDQYLFLESLKLVLESLAEDLQVAGTVCNGEEALEFLEKQPVDVVLLDVRMPIMDGVQTAGEIHKRWPHIAVIMLTTFEDDEYVAEALQRGAQGYLLKNIAPHMLVSAIRAVRDGSILIAPDLAGHLAMALAGNRNPATGAQLPDWYYNLTPRDKTIITLILKGMTNKEIASTIHLGEQTVRNYISALYDKLHVSDRREAINILRSIDPCWFI
- a CDS encoding sensor histidine kinase, with amino-acid sequence MRYLFGSLAASFGILGILIKAKNSKIEELQEKVERLDTAYQKVADANLDFQTYALFAREEAMEKERRRLAGELHDIIGYSLTNVIMLIQAAQLGKGDSEQVHAILEKARIHADESLREARQALAMLRTEPIDRPRGANLFLKLTKTFQEVTGISITIDFANIPAFLPTESEKIIYRLIQEGLTNAFRHGKANAVFINFWFSDGNVTVRIRDNGIGVTTIQERPGIGLAGLREQVEQRGGNFKAGPVIGGFLLEATIPLQGFVQESNNER
- a CDS encoding winged helix-turn-helix domain-containing protein encodes the protein MSEKEKNPFNYEHIDELLSSRIRLSVIALLAGCDEAEFTYIRDQVNTSDGNLAVHLRKLEDAGYVSYEKRFLGRKPATFYRITPTGQTALLEYSRHLAELLSTLPKGGTP